One window of the Streptomyces asoensis genome contains the following:
- a CDS encoding pyridoxamine 5'-phosphate oxidase family protein, giving the protein MTPAPARPAKQRKLDTLHRLEHDVDAWVATAAESGAAPYLVPLSFVWDGATLLFATPATSPTGRNLLATGVARIAVGPTQDVVMIEGTAAAVPPVELPEEDAEIFAGKTGFDPRELAAPYLYFRVLPDRIQAWRAADEIQGRELMRDGTWLVAD; this is encoded by the coding sequence ATGACGCCAGCACCCGCACGCCCCGCGAAGCAGCGCAAGCTCGACACCCTCCACCGGCTGGAACACGACGTCGACGCGTGGGTCGCCACGGCCGCCGAAAGCGGTGCGGCCCCCTATCTGGTCCCTCTCTCCTTCGTCTGGGACGGCGCGACCCTGCTCTTCGCCACACCCGCCACCAGCCCCACCGGCCGCAACCTGCTGGCCACCGGTGTCGCGCGCATCGCCGTCGGCCCGACCCAGGACGTCGTGATGATCGAGGGCACCGCCGCGGCCGTGCCGCCGGTCGAACTGCCGGAGGAGGACGCCGAGATCTTCGCGGGCAAGACCGGCTTCGACCCGCGCGAACTGGCCGCGCCCTACCTGTACTTCAGGGTCCTCCCCGACCGGATCCAGGCCTGGCGGGCGGCCGACGAGATCCAGGGGCGGGAGCTGATGCGGGACGGGACCTGGCTGGTGGCCGACTGA